In Vagococcus hydrophili, one DNA window encodes the following:
- a CDS encoding HTH domain-containing protein yields the protein MFPILDVSSQRLIKILTVLLHTDNWITIREISKQLSVSEKTIHDDLKYIQGNLSSMIEIESSFPYGIQASKMTSNVFLEIQSEILLNSISIKFILILLETPDKDLNYYSDELHISRSTLYRYLPTLTTYFEEYGLTIKKNSGKYNITANNEYLFRRFFTTFLYEIYGYNTKFIIPEDLSDILCLRLKNMYSQNGEEISDLQTEYYSLFYYLSLIRESKNHKIDYSNNFSGKNSLFSTEEQSYFESNYPQLSSNILMNIESNIYIHRHSMFDSTDTLFIKEVSRFLDKIYSTFHIKHHEFEKEMLIDFLVDLCINIKYLKIPYHFFSDRFSLFSNQIKKSNSMVYKLLVTSIHDLGNSTGLDFSLYEGHLIYLIVVSLPAMLQTQFNQPILIVSNYSVEHSQFLLRMLQGQLNMDPIYFEHVVCIQERNISNYDVSEFQLILTNVELKIDHPHCVLISDFPKAKSIREIKRILYDNRDNEKEE from the coding sequence ATGTTTCCAATACTTGACGTTTCTTCCCAAAGATTAATTAAAATACTTACAGTTTTATTACATACGGATAATTGGATAACAATCAGAGAAATTTCTAAGCAGTTATCCGTTTCTGAAAAAACAATTCATGACGATTTGAAATATATTCAAGGAAATTTAAGTTCAATGATTGAAATTGAATCATCATTTCCCTATGGTATTCAAGCTTCAAAAATGACATCCAACGTTTTTTTAGAAATTCAATCAGAGATTTTACTTAATTCAATATCGATTAAATTTATCTTGATCTTATTGGAAACACCTGATAAGGATTTAAATTACTATAGTGATGAATTACATATTAGTCGTTCCACATTGTATCGTTACTTGCCTACTCTGACGACTTATTTTGAAGAATACGGATTAACAATAAAAAAAAATAGTGGTAAATATAATATAACTGCTAATAATGAATACTTGTTTAGACGTTTTTTTACAACTTTTTTGTACGAAATATATGGATATAATACAAAATTTATTATTCCAGAAGATCTTAGTGACATATTATGTTTGAGATTAAAAAATATGTACTCTCAAAATGGGGAAGAAATTTCCGATTTACAAACGGAGTATTATTCTCTTTTTTACTATCTATCCCTAATACGAGAAAGTAAAAATCATAAAATCGATTATTCTAATAATTTTAGTGGTAAAAATAGCTTATTTTCAACAGAAGAACAAAGTTATTTTGAATCGAATTATCCCCAACTATCCTCAAACATTTTAATGAATATTGAATCTAATATCTACATTCATCGCCATTCGATGTTCGATAGTACAGATACCTTATTTATTAAAGAGGTATCACGTTTTTTAGATAAAATATATAGTACATTCCATATTAAACATCATGAATTTGAAAAAGAGATGCTTATCGATTTTTTAGTAGATTTATGCATTAATATTAAATATTTAAAAATTCCCTATCATTTTTTTAGTGACCGTTTTTCTTTATTTTCAAATCAAATTAAAAAAAGTAATAGTATGGTTTATAAATTATTAGTAACGTCTATTCATGATTTAGGAAATTCTACGGGACTTGATTTCAGTTTATATGAAGGTCATTTAATCTATCTAATCGTAGTGAGTTTACCAGCTATGTTACAAACTCAGTTTAATCAACCAATTTTAATTGTTAGTAATTATTCAGTTGAGCATAGTCAATTTTTACTTAGAATGCTTCAAGGTCAACTCAATATGGATCCAATTTATTTTGAGCATGTGGTTTGTATTCAAGAAAGAAACATAAGTAATTATGATGTCTCTGAGTTTCAATTAATTTTAACTAATGTTGAACTAAAGATAGATCACCCTCACTGTGTATTAATTAGTGATTTTCCAAAAGCAAAGAGTATTCGAGAAATAAAGAGAATTCTTTATGATAATAGAGATAATGAGAAAGAAGAATAA